In a genomic window of Arcticibacter tournemirensis:
- a CDS encoding SIMPL domain-containing protein, translating to MKKYLIVALFSALATNAFSQSTFDTRRKLEVNGSAEAEVTPDIIYVGISLKEYFKDNSNKKKTDIEDHERQLLTAVTNAGVPKENFTVNNISGYATWQKKKSPDFLISKQYRIKLTDLNKFNQIMEALDQKAVQYTNIESYDYSKIESLKKDLKIKALQAAKDKATYLAKAVDDEVGDALEIQEINNEYYPQPMYRANTMLKTQMESADASSPEIDFKKIKLNYQMRVVFQLK from the coding sequence ATCTGATCGTCGCTCTATTTAGCGCACTTGCAACTAATGCATTCTCACAATCTACCTTTGACACCCGCAGAAAACTGGAAGTAAACGGTTCTGCAGAGGCTGAAGTAACACCCGACATTATATATGTTGGAATCTCCCTTAAAGAATATTTCAAAGACAACAGTAATAAAAAGAAAACGGATATTGAGGATCATGAACGCCAGCTTCTTACTGCTGTCACTAATGCCGGCGTGCCGAAAGAAAACTTCACAGTGAACAATATTTCGGGATACGCTACCTGGCAAAAGAAGAAGTCACCGGACTTCCTCATATCAAAACAATACAGGATAAAGTTAACCGATCTGAATAAGTTTAACCAGATTATGGAGGCTCTTGATCAGAAAGCTGTTCAATACACGAATATCGAGAGTTACGATTATTCAAAGATTGAGTCGCTTAAGAAAGACCTGAAGATTAAAGCTCTGCAGGCAGCAAAAGATAAAGCGACTTACCTCGCAAAAGCTGTTGACGATGAGGTTGGTGATGCACTTGAAATACAGGAAATCAACAATGAGTATTATCCGCAGCCTATGTACAGGGCCAATACGATGCTAAAAACGCAAATGGAATCTGCAGACGCTTCTTCTCCGGAAATAGACTTTAAAAAGATAAAATTAAACTACCAGATGAGGGTAGTATTTCAACTGAAATAG